A region of the Fibrobacter sp. genome:
TCCAATTTGATCAATAATACATTTCGCATTCCTGTTGAATCACGTGTTTCTCCTACACATACATAGCCACCATCAGATAATGGCTTAACATCGTGAAAAACATCAGGGACTGGCTCGTTTTCGTTATATATTCCCCTGTCATACACAAATATCCAGGCTGTATCATAATTGACCTCAGCGGTCAGTGCAGTTTTAGTGCATAAGGGAAGAAAAAAAGCAGCAGATATCAGGAGTTTTTGGATTGTTTTCATGCAAATAATGACCTTGATTACTTTTATTTCATCTTAATTCTTCTTCAATACCAGCCTGCCAGCGGAAATCCGGTCAGTAAACCTTATCCTGTACAGGTAAACTCCCTCACCCACACCGGAATAATCCCACAAAAGTGAATTCCTTCCGGCATTAAGATTCCGGTTTTCAACTGCTGCTATCTTTTTTCCGGCGGCATTGTAAACTGCCAAATTTACGGGCAGGGAAGCGGAAGACGGTAAAGTAAAAACCACTTTTGATCCGGTT
Encoded here:
- a CDS encoding T9SS type A sorting domain-containing protein produces the protein VVGDNNTYGNNHNAFAMHFVPSEPITVTERSVLNQSNTAVKFKITGSKVVFTLPSSASLPVNLAVYNAAGKKIAAVENRNLNAGRNSLLWDYSGVGEGVYLYRIRFTDRISAGRLVLKKN